The following are encoded together in the Desulfovibrio sp. JC022 genome:
- a CDS encoding glycosyltransferase, which yields MLNRTVVHHTILKKSGGAAKVALLLHQGLLERGHNSLHSFEASEISSEELTSPQDAAQEIPENSIVHLHTSTDPALFLRSLPEDCKTVITLHDSQMITGGCASPMDCPEFERECNLCPRKFPESRKVRGERIAAIIDSDAVLVCPSGWLGRQARKAHPDLKPKIIPNGIPWPENPADKIHSRRELGIHPASKVMLFVAHGGMQAAYKSGPQWKNYWATIKSAVPEALCFAIGGSENSRDGDFISIPYVDSSTLAKFLAAADVLAYPTLGDNHPLIILEAMAQSLAAVSYAVGGVVEQISDGEDGLLIPPYEKTIFTEKVIMLLQNSRAAREMGSRGFHKGKKRYSHVRMIDDYNKIYASLV from the coding sequence ATGCTGAACCGGACCGTAGTGCATCATACTATCCTAAAAAAAAGCGGCGGTGCTGCAAAGGTAGCCCTGCTGCTCCATCAGGGATTACTGGAGCGGGGACACAACTCACTGCATTCTTTCGAAGCATCAGAAATTTCCAGTGAGGAATTGACTTCACCGCAGGATGCTGCTCAGGAGATCCCTGAAAACAGCATCGTTCACCTGCATACCTCCACTGACCCTGCACTCTTCCTGCGCTCCCTGCCAGAGGACTGCAAAACAGTAATCACCCTGCATGATTCCCAGATGATTACCGGAGGCTGTGCTTCACCCATGGACTGCCCGGAATTTGAACGGGAATGCAACCTCTGCCCGAGAAAATTCCCGGAATCCCGAAAAGTACGTGGCGAACGCATCGCAGCTATTATTGATTCAGATGCCGTACTGGTCTGCCCTTCCGGGTGGCTGGGCAGACAGGCCCGCAAAGCTCATCCGGATTTAAAACCTAAAATAATCCCCAACGGCATACCGTGGCCGGAAAACCCAGCAGACAAAATCCACTCCCGGAGAGAACTGGGGATCCACCCGGCCTCAAAAGTCATGCTTTTCGTGGCCCACGGAGGAATGCAGGCCGCCTACAAATCAGGTCCGCAATGGAAAAATTATTGGGCGACAATCAAATCAGCTGTGCCTGAAGCTCTCTGTTTTGCCATCGGGGGCAGCGAAAACAGCAGGGACGGGGATTTTATTTCCATTCCTTATGTAGACAGCAGCACCCTTGCAAAATTTCTGGCCGCAGCGGATGTGCTGGCCTACCCCACACTGGGTGACAATCACCCCCTGATCATACTGGAAGCCATGGCCCAGAGCCTTGCTGCTGTAAGTTACGCCGTGGGCGGTGTGGTAGAACAAATTTCAGATGGGGAGGACGGTCTCCTGATTCCCCCTTATGAAAAAACAATTTTTACCGAAAAGGTAATTATGCTATTGCAAAACAGTAGAGCTGCCAGAGAAATGGGCAGTCGAGGTTTTCATAAAGGAAAAAAACGATATTCACATGTAAGGATGATCGACGACTACAACAAAATATACGCTAGTCTGGTCTAA
- a CDS encoding glycosyltransferase family 4 protein yields the protein MKTQRIWGSLDPFYESGPILGRKVANMGFLNGLLGLDPFDEYHFFLSGAGGRQGLTSFFQNSYPAIFEQGRVKIMDRRDLPAEIASRKYFCFHQSDCINYPAHLARVRNKYGKNIFPITGTTHSLSYSNYGSFFLNYLWKGTTKRDCIVTTSSTGVQVVEKYFKHLREGLGLSEETHPSPQIKKIPLGINPGKLTPPDEHLKAQAKRNLGIDAADGRVNILVFGRIAHYSKMDILPLLRALQKLFASGIERTKVRVMLGGWIDEDDDFPATLAQLGRNMGLELSIIGCPSDDKKLDLYRAADIFVSISDNPQETFGLTVLEAGASGLPVIASDYDGYKDLVINGESGILIETIGPEATPDLDIIAPLCFDNHYHLLMAQQTAVNTPKLAAALEKLINDAQLRSKMGAAGAKRVRDKFNWTKVVKQHVSLWEELNTVPVDENELRDILHPVQVRLGETFSHYPTEVLNPKTKLVTGTTGMAIYKGREFPLIYKGVDRLLNEEVIRKMAFFARKPLTADQLEEKIKSIAGKMSDNDARFHILWSLKHDILEKVC from the coding sequence ATGAAAACTCAAAGAATATGGGGTAGTCTGGACCCATTCTACGAAAGCGGACCTATTTTGGGAAGAAAAGTCGCAAACATGGGTTTCCTCAATGGATTACTTGGACTGGACCCTTTTGACGAATATCATTTCTTTCTCTCCGGGGCAGGCGGCAGGCAAGGCCTGACTTCCTTTTTCCAAAACAGCTATCCGGCCATATTCGAGCAAGGCAGAGTCAAAATTATGGATCGCCGGGATCTGCCCGCAGAAATAGCCAGCCGTAAATATTTCTGCTTCCACCAGTCAGACTGCATCAACTATCCTGCCCATCTGGCCCGGGTCCGCAATAAATACGGAAAGAACATTTTCCCCATTACCGGGACCACCCATTCCTTAAGTTACAGCAACTACGGATCATTTTTCCTCAATTATCTATGGAAGGGCACGACCAAGCGGGACTGTATTGTGACCACCTCCAGCACCGGAGTGCAGGTTGTTGAAAAATATTTCAAGCACCTGCGCGAAGGGCTGGGATTGAGTGAAGAGACACACCCTTCACCGCAGATCAAAAAAATTCCGCTGGGAATCAATCCGGGGAAATTAACTCCGCCGGATGAACATTTAAAGGCTCAGGCTAAAAGGAATCTCGGCATTGACGCTGCTGACGGAAGGGTTAACATCCTCGTCTTCGGCCGTATCGCTCATTATTCCAAGATGGACATTCTGCCGCTGCTGCGCGCCCTGCAAAAGCTCTTTGCATCAGGAATAGAACGGACCAAAGTACGGGTCATGCTGGGCGGATGGATCGATGAAGATGATGATTTTCCGGCCACCCTTGCTCAGTTAGGCCGCAACATGGGCTTGGAACTCTCTATTATCGGATGTCCTTCCGATGACAAAAAACTGGATCTTTACCGGGCAGCAGACATCTTTGTTTCCATCTCCGATAATCCGCAGGAAACCTTCGGGCTGACCGTATTGGAAGCCGGAGCATCAGGCCTCCCGGTCATTGCTTCCGATTATGACGGTTACAAAGATCTGGTGATTAACGGCGAAAGCGGAATACTCATCGAAACAATCGGCCCTGAAGCCACACCTGATCTCGACATCATAGCACCGCTCTGCTTTGACAACCACTACCACCTGCTCATGGCCCAGCAGACAGCTGTGAACACCCCGAAACTGGCTGCGGCACTGGAAAAACTTATCAACGATGCTCAATTACGATCAAAGATGGGTGCTGCGGGGGCAAAACGGGTCCGGGACAAATTCAATTGGACCAAAGTGGTTAAACAGCATGTTTCACTCTGGGAAGAGCTGAATACGGTCCCGGTGGATGAGAATGAGTTGCGTGACATACTTCACCCGGTTCAGGTCCGGCTGGGGGAAACATTTTCCCATTATCCCACGGAAGTCTTAAATCCGAAAACAAAACTGGTCACCGGAACCACCGGAATGGCCATTTACAAAGGCCGGGAATTCCCGCTCATTTATAAAGGAGTGGACAGACTTCTGAACGAAGAAGTTATACGCAAGATGGCTTTCTTTGCCCGCAAACCGCTGACCGCTGACCAGCTCGAAGAAAAAATTAAATCAATCGCCGGAAAAATGAGCGATAACGACGCCCGGTTCCATATTCTCTGGAGCCTGAAGCACGATATTCTGGAAAAAGTATGCTGA
- a CDS encoding GGDEF domain-containing protein, which translates to MKRGSRPELLWGFGLNSSEAGKIEDSLGPGFFLRNFSERSLPGEKELSNNEKPAATWIPQRVWDELPEERRSAYRNLESTQRILIQDDMNHADLEKVLEDGFLAVVSSPLTSSKVQDALFRAKEISGLYGDLYRMTEEIILERELLSRKTEQLMFLNTVLSNATERLEVADILGQAAEDLKMLLPVYSVQGAFWDVLPTGKHIDAEIFINPGQVENVQNEWIELMIENVVALSGMEVSSYNMSETVPPGSNSMVYSPGSGRILALPLVARGDKFGCLVMLCERNVRLAKDQVATLNAAVNHLSLALSNAIMFNKIKTRANRDGLTRVYNRRSFDERLVEEFKRHQRLNTDLSLLMVDLDHFKAVNDTYGHMAGDMVLEKVARIFEKTFRSTDFIARYGGEEFVILLPHTKEEQAEMLAERVRAKIEASTMTYQDKSFNVSASIGVSSVCPGSLEKDSEIVRKADEALYDAKMQGRNRVVVSPMRPKLRIM; encoded by the coding sequence ATGAAAAGAGGAAGCAGACCTGAACTGCTTTGGGGGTTCGGTCTTAATAGTAGTGAAGCCGGTAAAATCGAGGATTCCCTCGGTCCCGGATTCTTTTTGAGAAATTTTTCCGAGCGTTCCCTGCCCGGTGAAAAGGAACTCAGCAATAATGAAAAGCCCGCCGCGACCTGGATTCCGCAAAGAGTCTGGGATGAACTGCCTGAAGAAAGGCGTTCGGCATACCGCAACCTTGAATCCACACAGCGTATTCTGATTCAGGATGACATGAATCACGCTGATCTGGAAAAGGTGCTGGAAGATGGTTTTCTTGCTGTAGTCAGCTCTCCGCTGACCAGTTCCAAGGTGCAGGACGCTTTATTCAGGGCCAAGGAAATTTCCGGTCTTTACGGTGATCTTTACCGCATGACCGAGGAAATCATCCTTGAGCGTGAATTGCTTTCCCGTAAGACTGAACAGCTCATGTTCCTGAATACCGTGCTTTCCAATGCCACCGAGCGTCTTGAAGTGGCGGATATTCTCGGTCAGGCTGCTGAGGATCTCAAGATGCTTCTGCCGGTTTATTCCGTGCAGGGTGCTTTTTGGGATGTTTTGCCTACTGGAAAGCATATTGATGCTGAAATTTTTATCAATCCCGGTCAGGTCGAGAACGTCCAGAACGAGTGGATTGAATTGATGATTGAAAATGTAGTCGCACTCAGCGGTATGGAAGTTTCCAGCTACAATATGTCTGAAACCGTTCCTCCGGGCAGCAATTCCATGGTCTACAGCCCCGGTTCCGGAAGGATTCTGGCTCTGCCGCTGGTGGCCCGTGGTGATAAGTTCGGTTGTCTGGTCATGCTCTGTGAACGAAATGTCAGGCTGGCCAAGGATCAGGTTGCCACGCTTAATGCAGCGGTCAATCATCTTTCTCTGGCTCTTAGCAACGCTATCATGTTCAACAAGATCAAGACCCGCGCTAATCGTGACGGACTGACCAGAGTTTACAACCGTCGCAGTTTTGATGAAAGGCTGGTTGAAGAATTTAAGCGTCACCAGCGTTTGAACACTGATCTTTCCCTGCTCATGGTTGATCTCGATCATTTCAAGGCAGTGAATGACACTTACGGTCATATGGCCGGGGATATGGTGCTTGAAAAAGTTGCCCGCATATTTGAAAAAACTTTCAGGTCCACTGACTTCATCGCCCGCTACGGCGGTGAGGAATTTGTGATCCTGCTTCCGCATACTAAGGAAGAACAGGCCGAGATGCTGGCTGAACGGGTCAGAGCCAAGATTGAGGCCAGTACCATGACCTATCAGGATAAAAGCTTTAACGTAAGCGCGAGCATCGGTGTCTCTTCTGTGTGTCCCGGCAGTCTTGAAAAAGACAGTGAAATTGTACGCAAGGCCGATGAGGCTCTTTATGATGCCAAGATGCAGGGCCGTAACCGGGTGGTTGTTTCCCCCATGCGCCCTAAGCTGAGAATTATGTAA
- a CDS encoding queuosine precursor transporter — MNELLWLGFAVMDLSLVLVIYRFFGKIGLFGLIVFNLILCNIQVLKTIELFGMTTTLGNILYASVFLSTDMLSEFYGKKEAKKAVYLGFVVLVMAVVYMQLALMFTPAADDFAQPHLEAIFGFLPRIALGSMAAYIVSQLNDVYIFHLLKEKMGQRHLWLRNNASTLLSQFLDSSVFCFVALWGLFPFEVWVEILFTTYLFKVIVAVMDTPFLYLARRMHSRLSEA; from the coding sequence ATGAATGAATTATTATGGCTTGGCTTTGCGGTCATGGACCTGAGCCTCGTACTTGTTATTTATAGGTTTTTCGGAAAAATAGGCTTGTTCGGCCTGATCGTTTTCAATCTGATTCTCTGCAATATTCAGGTATTGAAGACCATTGAACTTTTCGGGATGACGACCACTCTGGGGAATATCCTTTATGCCAGTGTCTTTCTTTCCACTGACATGCTCAGCGAATTTTACGGTAAAAAAGAAGCAAAAAAGGCCGTTTATCTAGGGTTTGTGGTCCTGGTCATGGCTGTTGTTTACATGCAGCTGGCCCTAATGTTTACTCCGGCAGCAGATGATTTTGCCCAGCCCCACCTTGAAGCTATTTTCGGGTTTCTGCCCCGTATTGCGCTTGGAAGCATGGCCGCTTATATTGTCTCCCAGCTGAATGATGTTTATATTTTTCATCTGCTCAAAGAGAAGATGGGCCAGCGTCACCTCTGGCTGCGTAATAACGCATCCACACTGCTCAGTCAGTTTCTGGATTCATCTGTATTCTGTTTTGTAGCTCTGTGGGGCCTTTTCCCCTTTGAGGTCTGGGTGGAAATTCTTTTTACTACCTACCTGTTTAAGGTTATAGTGGCGGTTATGGATACTCCTTTTCTGTATCTGGCCCGCCGGATGCACTCCCGTTTGTCCGAGGCTTGA
- the dapF gene encoding diaminopimelate epimerase, translating into MSKMFGKSVPFYKMQGCGNDFVIIDNRELGVPVEKMPLWAEKLCQRAFGVYADGLFFIENAPEGSGLDFIWQFYNSDGSRAEMCGNASRCAGRLAHALDIAGEQHVFGSDAGPIKVQVFPVLEEVKVQLTPPEGLAIKQTLEIDGEEYEYHFANTGVPHVVVQVADVENVDIKKLGAAFRYHEAFAPAGTNVNFVQIDDNDSLIVRTYERGVEDETYACGTGVSAVQVTLHEQGLTDAAVRVRTSGGEILKVIIEDGNVFLQGGAELTFSGEVYLESLGIE; encoded by the coding sequence ATGAGTAAAATGTTCGGAAAATCAGTTCCTTTTTATAAAATGCAGGGTTGCGGCAATGATTTCGTGATTATTGATAACCGTGAACTGGGCGTACCGGTTGAGAAGATGCCTCTCTGGGCTGAGAAGCTTTGCCAGCGCGCTTTCGGTGTTTATGCTGATGGTCTGTTTTTTATTGAAAATGCACCGGAAGGTTCCGGTCTTGATTTTATCTGGCAGTTCTATAATTCTGACGGTTCAAGGGCGGAAATGTGCGGCAACGCATCCCGTTGTGCCGGCAGGCTGGCCCATGCATTGGACATTGCCGGGGAGCAGCATGTTTTCGGCTCAGATGCAGGCCCCATAAAGGTACAGGTTTTTCCAGTTCTGGAAGAAGTTAAGGTGCAGCTTACCCCGCCCGAAGGATTGGCAATAAAGCAGACTCTGGAGATTGACGGGGAAGAGTATGAATATCACTTTGCCAACACAGGTGTTCCGCATGTTGTCGTGCAGGTTGCCGATGTTGAAAATGTGGATATCAAAAAACTCGGCGCAGCTTTCCGTTATCATGAAGCCTTTGCTCCGGCAGGAACTAACGTGAACTTCGTCCAGATCGATGATAACGACAGTCTTATCGTGCGTACCTATGAGAGGGGCGTTGAAGATGAAACCTATGCCTGCGGAACCGGGGTCAGCGCGGTGCAGGTTACCCTTCATGAGCAGGGCTTGACCGATGCAGCTGTGCGGGTCCGAACCTCCGGCGGTGAGATTCTCAAAGTTATTATTGAAGATGGTAATGTGTTCTTGCAGGGTGGAGCAGAGCTTACCTTTTCTGGTGAGGTCTATCTTGAATCCCTGGGAATTGAATAG
- a CDS encoding phage regulatory CII family protein, protein MANNELTKLLQDVVLKNDKPARDVATEISKPYPTLLREINPEDKGAKVGVEELIPIMRATGSIRPLTRLANIMGYVLVPMDINPEDPDEANYMALDLMDGFGRYSKALKSALQADPSDELVDSVEQEGFEAITAILTMVHYLRKRSEEEKAKNAPRLAQVS, encoded by the coding sequence ATGGCAAATAATGAACTTACCAAGCTTTTGCAGGATGTTGTACTCAAAAATGACAAGCCTGCACGTGATGTGGCAACCGAAATCAGCAAGCCTTACCCCACCCTTCTTCGTGAGATTAATCCCGAAGATAAAGGTGCAAAGGTCGGTGTTGAAGAACTGATTCCCATCATGAGAGCTACCGGTAGCATCCGTCCCCTGACCAGACTTGCAAACATCATGGGCTACGTGCTGGTCCCCATGGACATAAACCCTGAAGATCCCGATGAAGCCAACTACATGGCTCTCGATCTCATGGACGGTTTCGGCCGCTACTCCAAGGCTCTCAAAAGCGCCTTGCAGGCTGATCCCTCTGACGAACTGGTAGATTCCGTAGAACAGGAAGGCTTTGAAGCTATCACCGCTATCCTGACCATGGTTCACTACCTGCGTAAAAGATCTGAAGAAGAAAAAGCCAAGAACGCACCCCGTCTTGCTCAGGTAAGCTAG
- a CDS encoding methyl-accepting chemotaxis protein, producing the protein MRFSLRRKIIAIACGAAIIPIVAMFIITDILEDRLQDCMKGEVRSLIESHVSQLTGDLYEECRTADQLLSAETERAAMALETFMGNLGRVQVLKRVSDWPVNNHRIEGVAELTVPVLTLGNDEFSYAKRKGKPLPMLVKASRISGAYCTVFQRLNPEGDMLVVDTTAPAENSNWKLGDIFYSLGDDGKVESAIDDVLSGRTARRYGDLDHGARFTIYVPLRDQENYVTGMMAVYMGDEILQVLRKSMLKTSIGKTGYIWVIGTKGDSRGHYIVSNSPKNDGAHVDAVGGQKGFVHEILAQAVEAGEGKLSSKTYVWRTGPDDEGRDKLSVFTYFKPWGWVIGAGVYLDEYQGITGRLTGVLDYLVQWLVITGLVLLVITLGVSLYASGLIADPVSHMVELVKIIASGDLHKARETIAMVDENCPNARKAVRNAEHPEKIDETGQLYLAVKDMVDALYSLIGQVQRSGIQVTTSSTEIAASANQLEVTVSQQATATTQISATSAEISANSGELAGAMHHVNDAASSMDKLAFEGQDGLKTMIRIMDDLSTATTTITGKLDEINDRANAIEGIVNTITKVADRTNLLSLNAAIEAEKAGKFGQGFSVVAAEIRRLADQTSVAALEIEDMIGNMRSSVDSGVDEMERFASDVRFGADKAGKLGKKLEGIMTGVRELNPRIEQVNDGMTAQAEGAGQISDAMSQLSETASDTSDALSEFNRATSQLNEAVQGLRGEVSRFKVSE; encoded by the coding sequence ATGCGTTTTTCCCTCAGAAGAAAGATAATCGCCATTGCCTGCGGAGCCGCAATCATTCCTATTGTGGCCATGTTTATCATTACCGACATCCTTGAGGACCGCTTGCAGGACTGCATGAAGGGTGAGGTCCGTTCTCTTATTGAATCCCATGTTTCCCAGTTGACTGGTGATCTTTATGAAGAGTGCCGCACCGCAGACCAGTTGCTCTCAGCAGAGACTGAAAGGGCGGCTATGGCATTGGAAACATTTATGGGCAATCTCGGCCGGGTGCAGGTCTTGAAGAGAGTCTCGGACTGGCCGGTGAATAACCACCGTATTGAGGGTGTTGCCGAGCTAACAGTCCCGGTGTTGACTTTGGGGAATGATGAATTTTCCTATGCTAAACGCAAAGGAAAGCCGTTACCTATGCTGGTGAAGGCGAGCCGTATTTCCGGGGCTTATTGTACTGTTTTTCAACGTTTGAATCCCGAAGGTGATATGCTGGTGGTCGATACCACCGCACCTGCGGAGAATTCTAACTGGAAGCTTGGGGATATTTTTTACTCTCTCGGCGATGACGGTAAGGTTGAATCAGCCATTGATGATGTTCTTTCCGGGCGCACCGCCAGACGGTATGGCGATCTTGATCATGGTGCCCGTTTCACCATTTATGTGCCTTTGCGGGATCAGGAAAATTATGTGACCGGGATGATGGCTGTTTATATGGGTGATGAAATTTTGCAGGTATTGCGCAAGTCCATGCTTAAAACTTCCATCGGTAAAACCGGGTATATCTGGGTTATCGGCACCAAGGGGGATAGCCGGGGACACTACATTGTTTCCAATTCGCCTAAAAATGACGGTGCCCACGTGGATGCTGTCGGCGGGCAAAAGGGGTTTGTGCATGAGATTCTCGCTCAAGCGGTAGAGGCCGGAGAAGGGAAGCTCAGCAGCAAAACATATGTCTGGAGAACCGGGCCGGATGATGAAGGCCGGGATAAACTTTCTGTATTTACCTATTTCAAACCTTGGGGCTGGGTCATCGGAGCCGGGGTCTATCTTGATGAGTATCAGGGTATCACCGGACGTTTGACCGGAGTGCTGGATTATCTGGTGCAGTGGCTGGTCATCACCGGGTTGGTGCTGCTGGTTATTACCCTTGGAGTCTCCTTGTATGCCAGCGGATTGATCGCTGATCCGGTCAGCCATATGGTCGAACTGGTCAAGATTATTGCTTCCGGTGATCTGCACAAAGCCCGGGAAACCATAGCCATGGTGGATGAAAATTGCCCCAATGCCCGCAAGGCAGTGCGTAACGCCGAACATCCTGAAAAAATAGATGAAACCGGACAACTCTACCTTGCTGTGAAGGATATGGTCGATGCTCTTTATTCCCTGATCGGGCAGGTGCAGCGGTCAGGTATTCAGGTGACGACCTCCTCTACGGAGATTGCAGCTTCCGCTAATCAGCTGGAAGTGACGGTCAGCCAACAGGCCACCGCAACCACTCAGATAAGTGCCACAAGTGCTGAAATTTCTGCCAATTCCGGTGAGCTTGCCGGGGCCATGCATCATGTAAATGATGCCGCTTCCAGTATGGATAAGCTTGCTTTTGAAGGTCAGGATGGACTTAAGACCATGATCAGGATCATGGATGATTTGAGCACGGCCACGACCACCATTACCGGCAAGCTTGATGAAATCAATGACCGGGCCAATGCTATTGAAGGTATCGTCAATACCATTACCAAGGTTGCCGACCGGACTAATCTGCTCTCCCTTAACGCTGCCATTGAAGCGGAAAAGGCCGGAAAGTTCGGTCAGGGTTTTTCTGTTGTTGCCGCTGAGATCCGGCGTCTGGCGGACCAGACATCTGTTGCCGCCCTAGAGATCGAAGATATGATCGGCAACATGCGCAGTTCAGTTGATTCCGGGGTGGATGAGATGGAAAGATTCGCTTCGGATGTGCGTTTCGGTGCGGATAAGGCGGGCAAGCTGGGTAAAAAGCTGGAAGGTATTATGACCGGGGTCCGGGAACTCAATCCCCGAATCGAGCAGGTTAATGACGGTATGACCGCGCAGGCTGAGGGAGCCGGGCAGATCAGTGATGCCATGTCCCAGCTTTCCGAGACCGCTTCGGATACCTCAGATGCCCTTTCGGAATTCAACCGGGCCACATCCCAGCTTAACGAAGCTGTACAGGGTTTGCGTGGTGAAGTTTCCCGTTTCAAGGTGAGTGAATAA
- a CDS encoding chemotaxis protein CheW, translating to MLVLTFKIGEYIYGLEARVVAEVVPPTVCKELPRSPNYVKGLFNYRGKVTPVVDLSMLATDTPCVSRMSTRIIIIDLADLDTGEKRDEQFLGLLAENITETLKVADSDFEESGLEIPDAPWLGRVARINGCMLQLLKPHKLLTDELRRVLFPKDEPEAAQE from the coding sequence ATGCTGGTGCTTACATTCAAGATAGGTGAATACATCTACGGCCTTGAGGCTCGCGTTGTGGCGGAAGTGGTTCCCCCAACTGTGTGCAAGGAACTGCCACGCTCGCCGAATTACGTGAAGGGCCTTTTCAATTATCGGGGCAAGGTTACCCCGGTGGTGGATCTTTCCATGCTGGCAACGGATACCCCTTGCGTTTCGCGCATGTCCACCCGGATCATCATCATTGATCTGGCAGATCTTGATACCGGGGAAAAAAGGGATGAGCAATTTCTGGGGCTGCTGGCTGAGAATATCACTGAGACTTTGAAAGTAGCGGATTCGGATTTTGAGGAATCCGGTCTGGAAATTCCCGATGCCCCGTGGCTGGGCAGGGTTGCTCGTATAAACGGGTGCATGTTGCAGCTGCTTAAGCCGCACAAGCTGCTTACTGATGAATTGCGCCGGGTTCTTTTTCCCAAGGATGAACCGGAAGCCGCTCAGGAGTAA
- a CDS encoding protein-glutamate O-methyltransferase CheR — protein MNLEPFLKILNRAMGLAPDSLARSGIELALKARMRETGQSENGYLKLLRTCDGELSELIEEIVVPETWFFRDSKPFELLFETAAGCRADEFRVLSAPCSTGEEPYSIAMTLMGAGLSQFRVDGVDISERALHRARGGIYTENSFRAELPLYAERWFRKCKEGRMLAEQIRGTVNFHSGNIIEGCLPHGRYDVIFCRNLLIYLDDNSRKCLAALLNEKLKDNGLLFVGHAEILPVFNDWFTPVRKQGTFALRKGKRKVAALLKLPVCPQQESARSDTAVPKMHSTVHRPFKAVSPVKPVVLPRRGVPVVKEEQPRQPPVISVKEIKELADRGKRAEALNMCAELLKQDGPDPELFHLCGLLHESGGNISMAEEYYGKALYLEPDHMESLVHLALLLENRGEARKAEIMRNRARRAEKRNEAG, from the coding sequence ATGAATCTTGAGCCGTTTCTGAAAATTCTCAACCGGGCCATGGGGCTTGCTCCTGATTCACTGGCCCGTTCCGGGATTGAGCTGGCACTCAAGGCGCGTATGCGTGAGACCGGGCAGAGTGAGAATGGCTATCTCAAGTTGTTGCGGACCTGTGATGGTGAATTGTCTGAGCTGATTGAAGAGATCGTGGTTCCTGAAACATGGTTTTTCAGAGACAGCAAACCTTTTGAACTGCTCTTTGAAACCGCAGCCGGATGCAGGGCTGATGAATTCAGGGTGCTCAGCGCGCCTTGTTCCACCGGGGAAGAGCCTTATTCCATTGCCATGACCCTCATGGGGGCCGGGTTGAGCCAGTTCAGGGTTGACGGGGTGGATATCAGCGAGCGCGCTTTACATAGGGCAAGGGGCGGAATTTATACTGAGAATTCTTTCCGTGCTGAACTGCCGCTTTATGCTGAAAGGTGGTTCCGTAAATGCAAAGAAGGGCGCATGCTTGCGGAGCAGATAAGGGGGACGGTGAATTTCCATTCCGGTAATATTATCGAAGGCTGTCTTCCCCATGGCAGGTATGATGTAATCTTTTGCCGTAATTTGCTGATTTATCTGGATGATAATTCAAGGAAATGTTTGGCCGCTTTGTTAAATGAAAAACTGAAGGATAACGGTTTGCTTTTTGTCGGCCATGCTGAAATTCTTCCGGTTTTTAATGACTGGTTCACTCCGGTCCGGAAACAGGGCACTTTTGCACTGCGTAAGGGAAAGCGCAAAGTTGCAGCTCTGCTCAAACTTCCGGTCTGTCCGCAGCAGGAGTCTGCACGGAGCGATACAGCCGTTCCAAAGATGCACTCCACTGTGCACAGGCCGTTTAAGGCCGTCTCACCGGTAAAACCCGTGGTGCTGCCCCGCAGGGGAGTTCCTGTTGTAAAAGAAGAGCAACCCCGCCAGCCGCCGGTTATTTCGGTAAAAGAGATCAAAGAGCTGGCGGATCGGGGTAAGAGGGCGGAGGCTTTGAACATGTGTGCTGAGCTGCTCAAACAGGATGGGCCGGACCCGGAGTTGTTTCATCTCTGCGGTTTGTTGCATGAATCCGGGGGAAATATTTCAATGGCTGAGGAATACTATGGCAAGGCCCTGTATCTTGAGCCGGATCATATGGAATCTCTGGTGCATCTCGCTCTGCTGCTGGAAAACAGGGGTGAAGCGCGCAAGGCTGAAATTATGCGCAACAGGGCCCGTCGGGCTGAAAAAAGAAATGAGGCCGGATAA